GCACCAGCGGCAGATGCTGGGTGAGCAGCGCATCCCGATCAAGCTGGCCTTTCGCGGTGTACATGGTGGAGCCTAGTGTTCCTGATACGAAGGGGCGCGCAGGCCCAGCGGGGCGCTGGCGTCCATGGTGCAAGCGTTCTCCAGCAGCTGCAGGGCCAGGCGCTGGATGTCCGGCGCATGTCCGGCTGCCACCGTCGTGGTGTGTACGCGCAGGCCGAGCTGGGCGGCGGCGCTGGCCTGCAGCGTGGCCAGCGCCTCGGCGGTCGGCCTGGACTGCATGGGTGCGCCGGGCGGACGCACCGAGGCCACGACGCAGGCCGGCGGGCCGGCGTGCAGGGCCAGGTGCTTGAGTTGGCGGTAGGTGCCCACCAGGCCCTGGGCCGCCGGGCCGGTCATGATCAGCGGCACGCCGGTGCTGGCCTGCACCAGCGGGGTCAGCAAGGGCACGGGCGCATACAGCACCGCCACGGCGTAGCTGCGAAACAGCGCGCCCAGCTGCGCCAGCGCCGCCGGGCCGGTGCGCCGCGCCAGCTGCGCCAGGCCCTGCGTCGAGGGCAACACGGCCAGCGAGGAGCTGATCGGGGCCATGCCTTCGGGCCAGACCATGCCGCCCAGCAGCTGGCGCAGGCCCGGCGCACGCTCGCTCTCGGCCGTGGTGCCATCGAGCACCAGCACCGAGTGCGACAGGCGCTGCAGGCTGGAGCAGATCTGCCACAGCGTCTCCAGCTCGGTGCTGCCGGTGTTGCCATCGGCCTGGCTGACCACGGGCAGCACGCGCAGCTGCTGCTCGGGTGTGAAGCTGTGCAGGCCGGCGGCCTGGTGCAAGGCGGTGTCAAGCCACATGGTCGAGTCCTGTCTCGTGCGCCATTGCCGCAGTGGCCGGCGAGAAGATGAAATTCAGATCGATCTCGCGCGGATCGAAGGCCGAGCGCACGTTGGCGCGCATCGAGGCGGCCACCAGCTGCTGGGCGCTGGCAGCCTCCCAGTCCTCGGGTACGCGCTGGCCGTTGGTGGTGCCGCGCAGCGTCATCTGGTGGCGGATCAGCGCGTCCATGGCCGGCCCCAGCTTCACCGCCTCGTCCACCTTGGACAGGATGGCCTGCTGCGTGCCGGTGGTCTTGAAGCCGGTGAACACGTCATCCAGCGTGTCGCCGTGGCTGGCGGCGTTGAGCACCAGCAGGCGCTGCACGTCCGGCAGATCGAGCATCCCCAGCAGGTCGCCGCGACGCGGATCGCGCGGGGCCACGCCGGTGGTGTCGATCAGCACCAACTTCTTGTTGGCCAGCAGGCCCAGCAAGTCCTGCAGTGCGGCGCGGTCGTGCGCCAGGTGCGCCACCACGCCCAACATGCGGCCATACGAGCGCAGTTGCTCGTGCGCGCCCATGCGGTAGGTGTCCAGCGTGATCAGGCCGACGCTGGCCGGGCCGTGCTCGCGGGCGCACAGGGCGGCCAGCTTGGCGCAGGTCGTGGTCTTGCCCACGCCGGTGGGGCCGACCAGCGCCCAGATGCCGCCTTCCTCGTGCAGCGGCAGGCTGTCCTCGTCGGTGCGCAGGTTGCGCCCCAGCACCTCGATCATCCAGCGCACCGCCTCGGCGGGCGGCAGGCCCTCGGGCAGATGCTCCAGCACGGCGCGCGACAGGGCGGGCGAGTAGCCGGCGCGGATCAGTTTCAGGATCAGGTTGGATTGCAGCGGGTCTTGCCGCGCCTGGCCCAGCCAGGCCATGGTGTTGAAGCGCTCCTCGATCAGCTCCTTCATGGACTGCAGCTCCTTCATGACCTGCTGCTGCGGGTCGGGGGCGGTGTGCAGCACGGGCGCTGACTGGGTGCGGCGCGGTGCGCTGCCGATTTGCTGCGCGCCTAGGGCGGCGTGCATGACGGGCGGGCGCAGCGGGTTGTGGCGCGCCAGCGAGGTGTCGGGCAGCTGCTGCTGCGGTGCCGGCGGGCGGGCGCTCGACCGCGCCGGGCTTGCCGGCTGGGCGTATTCGGGCTGGCGGTCGGCTGGTGCGCTGCCGTGCAGCGCCTCATGGCGGCGGCGCAACATGCGCTCGCGCACGTAGTCCTGGAAGGACAGCGTACTCATGGCCAGCTGCTCGGCGTCGCGCGCCACGGTGCCGGGCGCGGCGGAGGGCTGCGCCCGCGCTGCCACCGGCGTCCGCTCAATGCCGGCGGCCAGATCGTCGGCGCGCTCTTGCAGGCGGCTGGCGCGCGCCGGTGCTGCGGCTGCGGCTGGGTTGGGTGCGGCGCCGACGGTTTCCACGTTGGTGGTCTCCTGCAGCGACGACAGGGTTTCCTCTGCCGTGGCCATGACTTCCACGCCGCCGGGGATTTGCCGGTTGGACAGGATCAGCGTGTCGTCGCCGAAAGCCATGCGGGCCTTGGCCAGCGCCTCGCGGGCCGTGGGTGCGGTGAAGCGTTTGATGTTCATGCGGATGCCCCTTGCAGGATCGGGCCGATGCGGATGGTGTGGGTTTCAGGGATTTCGCTGTGGGCCAGCACCTGCAGGCGCGGCGCCACACGGCGTACCAGGCGGGAGATCGCGCTGCGGATGGCGTCGGGCACCAGCAGGCAGGCGGGCAGGCCGACCTCTTCTTGCTTGATGGCCACTTCGGCAGCCTTTTGCGTCAGCAGATCGGCCACGCCCGGGTCGAGCGAGGGGCCGCTGGCGTTGCCCAGGGCCTGCACCAGCAGGCGCTCCAGGCCGGGCTCGATGGCAATCACGTTCAGCTCGTGCGTCGGGCCGTAGATCTGCTGCACGATGGCCGGCGCCAGGGCGATGCGCACACGCCGCGCCAGCTCCTGCGGGTCTTGCGTGCTGGCGGCGTGCTCGGCCAGGGTTTCGATGATGGTGCGGATGTCGCGGATGTGGACAGCTTCTTCCAGCAAGAGCTGCAGCACCTTCTGGAATACGGTGATG
This portion of the Melaminivora jejuensis genome encodes:
- the flhF gene encoding flagellar biosynthesis protein FlhF, whose translation is MNIKRFTAPTAREALAKARMAFGDDTLILSNRQIPGGVEVMATAEETLSSLQETTNVETVGAAPNPAAAAAPARASRLQERADDLAAGIERTPVAARAQPSAAPGTVARDAEQLAMSTLSFQDYVRERMLRRRHEALHGSAPADRQPEYAQPASPARSSARPPAPQQQLPDTSLARHNPLRPPVMHAALGAQQIGSAPRRTQSAPVLHTAPDPQQQVMKELQSMKELIEERFNTMAWLGQARQDPLQSNLILKLIRAGYSPALSRAVLEHLPEGLPPAEAVRWMIEVLGRNLRTDEDSLPLHEEGGIWALVGPTGVGKTTTCAKLAALCAREHGPASVGLITLDTYRMGAHEQLRSYGRMLGVVAHLAHDRAALQDLLGLLANKKLVLIDTTGVAPRDPRRGDLLGMLDLPDVQRLLVLNAASHGDTLDDVFTGFKTTGTQQAILSKVDEAVKLGPAMDALIRHQMTLRGTTNGQRVPEDWEAASAQQLVAASMRANVRSAFDPREIDLNFIFSPATAAMAHETGLDHVA